The Crocosphaera subtropica ATCC 51142 genome includes a window with the following:
- a CDS encoding zinc-dependent alcohol dehydrogenase family protein, which translates to MEVKQMMRAMVLEAAKEKLRLELRPIPEPDDKQLLLKIQACGVCRTDLHIVDGELTQAKFPLILGHEIVGTVEAVGKGVKRFSLGERVGVPWLGGTCQHCCYCRTQQENLCEKARFTGYHLDGGYAEYTVANEQFCFAIPKRYSDLEVAPLLCAGLIGYRSYRLVGDREKIGFYGFGAAAHILLQVARHQGRQVYAFTRPGDELGQDFARSLGAVWAGGSEQSPPDSLDGAIIFAPVGALVPVALKAVTPGGVVVCAGIHMSDIPSFPYKILWQERVLRSVANLTRQDGEDFFALAKQIPIQTQVSSFPLTEANVALDCLRQGKIKGAAVLVP; encoded by the coding sequence ATGGAGGTCAAACAGATGATGCGAGCGATGGTTTTGGAAGCAGCTAAAGAGAAACTGCGTCTTGAATTACGTCCTATTCCTGAACCAGACGACAAACAACTGTTGCTCAAAATACAAGCTTGTGGGGTCTGTCGTACGGATTTACATATTGTCGATGGAGAATTAACTCAGGCTAAATTTCCCTTAATTTTAGGACATGAAATTGTGGGAACCGTCGAAGCCGTGGGAAAAGGGGTGAAGAGATTTTCTCTGGGGGAACGAGTCGGAGTCCCTTGGTTGGGAGGAACCTGTCAACATTGTTGTTACTGTCGGACTCAGCAGGAAAATCTTTGTGAGAAGGCTAGATTTACCGGGTATCACTTAGATGGAGGCTATGCAGAATACACTGTGGCCAATGAACAGTTTTGTTTTGCTATTCCCAAACGTTATTCTGACTTAGAAGTCGCTCCCCTGCTGTGTGCTGGATTAATTGGTTATCGTTCCTATCGTTTAGTCGGAGACAGAGAGAAAATCGGCTTTTACGGGTTCGGTGCTGCAGCCCATATTCTCCTTCAAGTGGCCCGTCATCAAGGACGACAAGTGTATGCGTTTACTCGTCCTGGAGATGAGCTTGGACAAGACTTTGCCCGGTCCCTTGGAGCAGTGTGGGCTGGGGGGTCAGAGCAATCCCCTCCAGATAGTCTTGATGGAGCGATTATTTTTGCCCCTGTTGGAGCGTTAGTTCCTGTGGCTTTAAAAGCGGTTACCCCTGGGGGTGTGGTCGTTTGTGCTGGCATTCATATGAGTGATATTCCTTCGTTTCCTTACAAAATTTTGTGGCAAGAACGGGTTTTACGCTCTGTTGCCAATCTGACTCGCCAAGACGGAGAAGATTTTTTCGCTTTAGCCAAACAAATTCCTATCCAAACCCAGGTGTCTTCTTTTCCTCTCACAGAAGCAAATGTTGCCTTAGACTGTTTACGACAAGGAAAGATCAAAGGAGCAGCGGTCTTAGTCCCATGA
- a CDS encoding CusA/CzcA family heavy metal efflux RND transporter — protein sequence MLNSLLNQIIKNSITQRWLIVIGAILITLWGIVNITQMPLDVFPEFAPPQVDVQTEVPGLAPEEIEAQITVPIESAVNGLPGVTTVRSSSKVGLSMVQVVFDQNADIYKARQAVTERLQQISGQFPENAHAPEISPLVSPLGTILQYAFTVNGQTSLMELRRLVEGTVSNQILSVPGVSQVTVYGGDERQEQVLVDPEKLRSLNVSLTDVTEAAKGSNSNAPGGFLIGGGQELLIRGIGKVQTIEDLQTSVVKVKDGEPILLKDVATVQTGSALKRGDGSFNGQPAVVMMINKQPDVDTPTVTKAVETVIASLETTFPADVNIARTFRQANFIDAAIRNVSGSLIQGIIIVSVIMLLFLMNWRTAMITLSAIPLSLIIGLLFMKAFGLGINTMTLGGLVVAIGSVVDDSIVDMENCYRGLRNNQAQDNPKHPFQVVYDTSVEVRLAVIFSTVIIIVVFAPIFSLTGVEGRIFAPMGLAYLLSIAASTLVAMTVSPALCAILLANQTLPPDGTFISRFVIKHYRPLLNLSLKLPKIILCCALAALIATFAIVPSLGRVFLPEFQEKSMVNSMVLFPGVSLDMTNRAGMALYNSLKDNPLYEWVQVRAGRAPGDADGAGVSMAHVDVELSDLALKDRENSVKQLREAFLELPGVAPNIGGFISHRMDEVLSGVRSAIAIKIFGPDLIELRQVGEQVRDAIEPIEGIVDLQLEPQLPIRQVQIQYDRSAAANYGLTMQGISEVVETALNGQVVAQIPDNQQLIDITVGLDPSKRNNLDAIRSIPISTPTGQMIPLSAVAKVTYGMGANVVNREDVSRLIVVSANVAERDLGSVVADIQETIRQQVQLPKGYFVQYGGQFEAEQNATNNLLVYSILAAIIITILMFFSVKSFPATIAIMINLPLALVGGIVSIIFSGGVMSIASLIGFITLFGVAVRNGLLLVDNYNNKFAQGMKLKDVIVKGSLDRVNAILMTALTSALGMLPLAVASGAGNEILQPLAIVVLGGLFTSTALTLLVIPALYAQFGKWLMPKSPPANQTKNFQGNKPLVSVNQDTTG from the coding sequence ATGCTGAATTCTCTTCTTAATCAGATTATAAAAAATTCTATTACCCAACGATGGTTAATTGTTATTGGAGCAATTTTAATCACTTTATGGGGTATTGTTAATATTACTCAAATGCCCTTAGATGTGTTTCCTGAATTTGCTCCCCCTCAAGTGGATGTTCAAACAGAAGTTCCTGGACTTGCCCCAGAAGAAATAGAAGCACAAATTACAGTACCCATTGAAAGCGCAGTCAATGGCTTACCAGGCGTAACCACGGTGAGATCCTCCTCAAAGGTTGGGTTATCGATGGTACAAGTAGTATTTGACCAAAATGCCGACATTTACAAAGCCCGACAAGCAGTGACCGAACGACTACAACAAATTAGTGGTCAATTCCCCGAAAATGCCCATGCTCCTGAAATTTCGCCGTTAGTCTCTCCATTAGGCACCATTTTACAATACGCTTTTACTGTCAACGGACAAACCTCTCTCATGGAGTTGCGTCGCTTGGTAGAAGGAACGGTCAGTAATCAAATTCTCTCGGTTCCAGGGGTTTCTCAAGTCACGGTATATGGGGGAGATGAACGACAAGAACAGGTTTTAGTTGACCCCGAAAAATTGCGATCGCTTAATGTTTCTCTCACAGATGTTACCGAAGCAGCCAAAGGATCGAATTCTAACGCTCCTGGCGGTTTTCTCATTGGAGGCGGCCAAGAATTATTAATTCGTGGAATAGGAAAAGTCCAAACCATTGAAGACTTACAAACATCCGTAGTTAAAGTTAAAGACGGTGAACCCATTTTGCTCAAAGATGTGGCAACAGTGCAAACCGGATCGGCATTAAAACGGGGAGATGGTAGTTTTAATGGGCAACCTGCGGTGGTAATGATGATTAATAAACAGCCTGATGTGGATACCCCCACAGTTACGAAAGCCGTTGAAACAGTCATCGCCTCTTTAGAGACTACCTTTCCAGCAGATGTAAACATTGCCAGAACCTTTCGTCAAGCTAATTTTATTGATGCTGCTATTCGCAATGTCAGTGGTTCTCTCATTCAAGGGATCATTATCGTTTCGGTGATCATGTTGTTATTTTTGATGAACTGGCGCACTGCGATGATCACCCTTAGTGCCATTCCCCTGTCTTTAATCATTGGTTTATTGTTTATGAAAGCCTTTGGTTTAGGCATCAATACCATGACTCTAGGGGGGTTAGTGGTAGCCATTGGTTCAGTGGTGGATGATTCCATTGTGGATATGGAAAACTGTTACAGGGGACTCCGCAACAACCAAGCACAGGACAACCCAAAACATCCTTTTCAAGTGGTCTATGACACCTCCGTTGAGGTTAGACTGGCGGTAATTTTTTCCACCGTGATTATTATTGTGGTGTTTGCCCCTATTTTTAGTTTAACGGGGGTAGAAGGGCGAATTTTTGCCCCGATGGGGTTGGCTTATTTATTGTCTATTGCTGCCTCTACCTTAGTAGCGATGACTGTTTCTCCTGCGTTGTGTGCTATTTTATTAGCCAATCAAACTTTGCCCCCAGATGGCACATTCATTTCTCGTTTCGTTATCAAGCATTATCGTCCTTTACTCAATTTATCGTTAAAATTGCCGAAAATTATTCTCTGTTGCGCTTTGGCTGCTTTAATTGCTACCTTTGCCATTGTTCCCAGTTTAGGACGGGTATTTTTACCAGAATTTCAAGAAAAATCAATGGTTAACTCAATGGTGTTATTTCCTGGGGTATCTCTAGACATGACCAACCGTGCAGGAATGGCTCTTTATAACTCCCTCAAAGATAATCCTTTGTATGAATGGGTACAGGTAAGGGCTGGACGCGCGCCAGGGGATGCAGACGGGGCAGGAGTGAGTATGGCTCATGTGGATGTAGAATTGAGTGATCTTGCTCTCAAAGACCGTGAAAACAGCGTTAAACAGCTACGGGAAGCGTTTTTAGAGTTGCCTGGGGTAGCTCCCAATATTGGGGGGTTTATTTCCCATCGCATGGATGAAGTGTTATCGGGGGTTAGAAGTGCGATCGCTATTAAGATTTTTGGACCTGACTTAATTGAACTGCGTCAGGTGGGGGAACAGGTACGAGATGCTATTGAACCCATAGAAGGTATTGTCGATTTACAGCTTGAACCTCAATTACCCATCCGTCAAGTGCAAATACAGTATGATCGCAGCGCAGCAGCCAATTATGGGTTAACCATGCAAGGCATTTCTGAGGTGGTGGAAACAGCATTAAATGGTCAAGTGGTTGCTCAAATACCCGATAATCAGCAATTAATTGATATTACGGTCGGTTTAGACCCTTCAAAACGCAATAATTTAGATGCTATTCGTTCTATTCCTATTTCTACCCCCACAGGTCAAATGATTCCCCTGAGTGCTGTGGCTAAGGTAACCTATGGTATGGGGGCAAATGTAGTCAACCGTGAAGATGTTTCCCGTTTAATTGTGGTGTCTGCGAATGTAGCAGAAAGGGACTTAGGCAGTGTGGTGGCAGATATTCAAGAAACTATTCGTCAACAGGTACAGTTACCCAAAGGATATTTTGTTCAATATGGAGGTCAGTTTGAAGCGGAACAAAATGCAACAAATAATCTCTTGGTGTACAGTATTTTAGCGGCCATTATTATCACCATTTTGATGTTCTTCTCGGTCAAATCTTTTCCTGCTACTATCGCCATTATGATTAATTTACCCTTAGCTTTAGTAGGGGGTATTGTTTCCATCATTTTCAGTGGTGGAGTGATGTCTATTGCCTCTTTAATTGGCTTTATTACCTTATTTGGGGTAGCGGTTCGTAATGGTTTATTACTGGTAGATAATTATAATAACAAGTTTGCACAAGGAATGAAACTGAAAGATGTCATTGTTAAGGGTTCTCTTGACCGAGTGAATGCCATTTTAATGACCGCTTTAACCTCAGCTTTGGGAATGTTACCGTTAGCCGTTGCTTCGGGTGCTGGTAATGAAATTTTGCAACCTTTAGCGATTGTGGTGTTAGGGGGTTTATTTACTTCTACAGCTTTAACTTTACTGGTAATTCCTGCACTTTACGCCCAATTTGGCAAGTGGTTGATGCCCAAATCTCCCCCAGCTAACCAGACAAAAAACTTTCAGGGAAACAAACCTTTAGTGTCGGTTAACCAAGACACGACAGGGTGA
- a CDS encoding cobalt transporter, with translation MKSLSLMSLLSLSLTLGAATVVLSHVGHGDEFQATGGIERVEVNPENDQVLGIMVTPIEQTSTNGVMIPVTALVEADGKQLVFVKYENFYEPVEVTTGETQGDLMEVTEGLSVGEQLVTQGSLSLYAESRKTKTAETEATSEPMMTPETTSKSEDAENAVKASESATAETSGGFPMMTVAAIGGGVVVLVGGALAVMGSGGKKKNS, from the coding sequence ATGAAATCTCTGTCATTGATGAGTCTTTTAAGTCTTAGTTTAACCCTTGGTGCAGCTACCGTTGTGCTTTCCCATGTGGGCCATGGGGATGAATTTCAAGCCACAGGTGGTATTGAAAGAGTAGAAGTTAACCCCGAAAATGATCAAGTTTTGGGTATTATGGTTACTCCCATTGAACAAACCTCAACTAATGGGGTAATGATTCCTGTAACTGCATTGGTAGAAGCAGACGGAAAACAACTGGTTTTTGTCAAATATGAGAATTTTTATGAACCGGTAGAAGTTACCACAGGGGAAACCCAAGGGGACTTAATGGAAGTGACAGAAGGGTTATCCGTTGGGGAACAATTAGTGACTCAGGGAAGTTTATCCTTGTATGCTGAGTCTCGCAAAACCAAAACGGCGGAAACTGAGGCAACATCAGAACCTATGATGACTCCTGAAACGACTTCTAAGAGTGAGGATGCAGAAAATGCCGTTAAAGCGTCTGAGTCAGCAACAGCAGAAACATCAGGGGGTTTTCCGATGATGACAGTAGCTGCTATTGGTGGGGGTGTTGTGGTATTAGTGGGTGGTGCATTAGCGGTTATGGGTAGTGGTGGCAAAAAGAAAAATTCTTGA
- a CDS encoding glycoside hydrolase family protein: MIIQHSQPKRKGTKYRLKKPYKLVFNLIIVVGLIGLVYSFKKNTQPLVNPSLVTHLPELEMSGGDPYIRALMLTISASESNHKNSYYLLYGGSHVHNLQQHPDQCIPINIGPNRGNCSTAAGRYQFLNSTWQEKARKYHPNPQKNYRQYIYSFEPKYQDIVVYRWLKDHHQWNVDLLTLLKQDQVEEVLRKLSNVWTSLGGGIEDNSMTPHLPSIYRYFLAQELNRENADQNSL, encoded by the coding sequence ATGATTATTCAACATTCCCAACCCAAACGCAAAGGCACAAAATATAGACTGAAAAAACCTTATAAATTAGTATTTAATTTAATCATCGTTGTTGGATTAATTGGATTAGTTTATAGTTTCAAAAAAAATACTCAACCTTTAGTTAATCCATCATTAGTTACTCATTTACCTGAACTCGAAATGTCTGGCGGTGATCCTTATATTCGGGCTTTAATGTTAACGATTTCTGCCAGTGAATCCAATCATAAAAATTCCTATTATCTCTTATATGGTGGTAGTCATGTTCATAATCTTCAACAACATCCGGATCAGTGCATACCAATTAATATTGGACCCAATAGAGGGAACTGTTCAACCGCAGCCGGACGCTATCAATTTTTGAATTCTACTTGGCAAGAAAAAGCTAGAAAATATCATCCAAACCCTCAGAAAAATTATAGACAATATATCTATAGTTTTGAACCAAAATATCAGGACATTGTGGTTTATCGTTGGCTCAAAGATCATCATCAATGGAACGTAGATTTATTAACTTTACTCAAACAAGATCAAGTCGAAGAAGTATTAAGAAAATTATCTAATGTTTGGACAAGTTTAGGGGGTGGAATTGAAGATAATTCTATGACTCCTCATTTACCTAGTATTTATCGTTATTTTTTGGCACAAGAATTGAACAGAGAAAACGCAGATCAAAATAGTTTGTAA